One stretch of Glycine soja cultivar W05 chromosome 7, ASM419377v2, whole genome shotgun sequence DNA includes these proteins:
- the LOC114419708 gene encoding U-box domain-containing protein 26-like gives MPGSLEPLDLGVHIPYHFRCPISLELMRDPVTVCTGQTYDRASIEAWVSTGNTTCPVTRATLTDFTLIPNHTLRRLIQEWCVANRAFGVERIPTPKQPADPALVRSLLNQASSDSAPAHLRLSSLRRLRQLARDSDKNRSLIASHNLLQILLPIVFNNGSDELSHESLALLVMFPLGESECASLASDSMKIGYLSRMLAHNSFDVRVNSAALVEIVVVGTHSPELRAEVSSVDEIYDGVVDLLRSPISHPRALKIGIKALFALCLVKNTRQKAVAAGAPAVLVDRLADFEKCDAERALATVELLCRIPAGCAAFAAHALTVPMLVKIILKISNRATEYAAGALLSLCSESERCQREAVAAGVLTQLLLLMQSDCTERAKRKAQMLLKLLRDSWPQDSVGNSDDFACSQVVVVPF, from the coding sequence ATGCCTGGGAGTTTAGAACCGTTAGATTTGGGTGTTCACATACCCTACCACTTCCGATGCCCTATCTCGCTCGAACTCATGCGAGACCCAGTAACTGTCTGCACCGGTCAAACCTACGACCGCGCCAGCATCGAGGCATGGGTCAGCACCGGCAACACCACATGTCCGGTCACACGCGCCACTCTCACCGACTTCACCCTAATCCCGAACCACACCCTTCGCCGCCTTATCCAAGAGTGGTGCGTTGCTAACCGCGCTTTTGGCGTCGAGCGAATCCCCACTCCCAAACAGCCCGCAGACCCTGCCTTAGTTCGCTCTCTCCTCAACCAAGCTTCTTCCGATTCTGCCCCTGCTCACCTTCGCCTTTCTTCTCTCCGCCGACTCAGACAACTCGCTCGCGACTCGGACAAGAATCGTTCTCTCATTGCCTCTCACAACCTTCTCCAGATCCTTCTCCCAATCGTTTTCAACAACGGTTCTGACGAGTTGAGTCACGAGTCGCTCGCGCTGCTCGTTATGTTTCCGCTCGGCGAGTCGGAATGTGCTTCGCTCGCATCTGATTCGATGAAGATTGGCTATTTATCGCGGATGTTGGCGCATAACTCGTTCGACGTCCGAGTCAACTCGGCCGCGTTGGTTGAGATCGTCGTCGTCGGGACGCACTCGCCGGAGTTACGCGCGGAGGTGAGCAGTGTCGACGAAATCTACGACGGAGTGGTGGATCTGCTCCGGAGCCCGATCTCTCACCCGCGCGCGCTCAAGATCGGGATCAAGGCCTTGTTCGCGCTTTGTTTGGTGAAGAATACGCGGCAGAAGGCGGTGGCCGCCGGCGCGCCGGCGGTGCTCGTGGACCGGCTGGCGGACTTTGAGAAGTGCGACGCGGAGAGGGCGCTGGCCACGGTGGAGCTGCTCTGCCGGATTCCGGCGGGATGCGCGGCGTTTGCAGCGCACGCGCTGACGGTGCCGATGCTGGTAAAGATAATCCTGAAGATCTCCAACCGCGCGACGGAGTACGCCGCTGGTGCGCTGCTCTCGCTGTGCTCGGAGTCGGAGCGGTGCCAGCGCGAGGCGGTGGCGGCGGGCGTGCTGACTCAGCTTCTGCTTCTCATGCAGAGCGATTGCACGGAGAGAGCGAAGAGGAAGGCGCAGATGCTGCTGAAGCTTCTTCGGGATTCGTGGCCGCAAGATTCCGTCGGAAACTCTGACGATTTTGCATGCAGTCAGGTCGTTGTGGTTCCCTTTTGA